One stretch of Pomacea canaliculata isolate SZHN2017 linkage group LG11, ASM307304v1, whole genome shotgun sequence DNA includes these proteins:
- the LOC112575211 gene encoding LIM domain-containing protein WLIM2b-like, with product MPPKFGGGEKCGICQKTVYAQERIEAGNIPFHKQCFKCHNCKMSLNLQNYAQAEGQLYCKKHYQDEVVAKNTQTPIL from the exons ATGCCTCCCAAGTTT GGTGGTGGAGAAAAATGTGGCATCTGCCAGAAAACAGTTTATGCCCAGGAGAGGATTGAAGCTGGAAATATTCCTTTTCACAAGCAGTGCTTCAAGTGCCATAACTGCAAAATGTCTCTCAA CTTACAAAACTATGCACAAGCAGAGGGACAACTGTATTGTAAGAAACATTACCAAGATGAGGTTGTTGctaaaaatacacagacaccAATCTTATAA